The Streptomyces pactum genome contains a region encoding:
- a CDS encoding catalase — protein MSEANPLKRVAHKVTESLQGDGGGPAEGIPGKPGPESPPVAEPTEPREPLPPKPDQSGPDTVSPTGQPTGADQARVAQSGSYLTNAQGTRMHDTDHSLKAGPRGPVLLQDHHLREKVMHFDHERIPERVVHARGAGAHGVFQSYGTAASVTKAGFLAADVETPVFTRFSTVVGSRGSSDTVRDTRGFATKFYTSEGVFDLVGNNIPVFFIQDAIKFPDVVHAAKPHPDREIPQAQSAHDTFWDFVSLHTEATHHTIFFMGDRGIPRSYRMMEGFGVHTFRLVNAEGATTLVKFHWKPKLGVHSLVWDEAQMINGIDPDFHRRDLADAIEAGAYPQWELGIQTFPDNPEQTFEGIDLLDPTNMVPEELAPVQPVGLLTLNRNPSNFFAETEQIAFHVGHLVPGIDITDDPLLAGRLFSYLDTQITRLGGPNFPQLPINRPQAPVNDMLRDGMHQTAVHRGVAPYRPNSLDGGCPFMAGAAEGAYVEAPVRVPEATKVREAPESFADHFSQPRRFWLSMSPVEREHIIGAYTFELGKCYEQAIRERTLQVLANIDPELCAGVAEGLGLPAPKPTVPLADVQPSPALSQVGGVWPLDGRVVGIVTGGADLEGVTAVREAVLNAGMVPLVVAPTGGTIGSGDDALTVQRSYVTARSVEFDAVLVAGTPDMGGDAYTPRDYKATPPPARPGTIDPRVSLLVSEAYRHGKVIGVWAGGEAALDASGVPADAPGVVVAVSGTAALEQVTELMGAHRVWERFTTPRG, from the coding sequence ATGAGCGAGGCCAACCCCCTCAAGCGGGTAGCCCACAAGGTCACCGAGAGCCTGCAGGGCGACGGTGGCGGACCTGCGGAGGGGATCCCCGGCAAGCCCGGTCCCGAGTCGCCGCCCGTCGCCGAGCCCACCGAGCCCCGGGAGCCGCTGCCCCCTAAGCCGGACCAGAGCGGTCCGGACACCGTGTCGCCGACCGGTCAGCCCACGGGAGCCGACCAGGCCCGGGTGGCGCAGTCCGGCAGCTACCTGACGAACGCTCAGGGCACGCGGATGCACGACACCGACCACTCGCTGAAGGCGGGGCCGCGCGGGCCCGTGCTGCTGCAGGACCATCATCTGCGCGAGAAGGTCATGCACTTCGACCACGAGCGCATCCCGGAGCGCGTCGTGCACGCCCGGGGAGCGGGCGCGCACGGGGTCTTCCAGAGCTACGGCACGGCGGCCTCGGTGACGAAGGCCGGGTTCCTCGCGGCGGACGTGGAGACGCCGGTGTTCACCCGGTTCTCCACGGTGGTCGGCTCGCGGGGATCGTCGGACACGGTGCGGGACACCCGCGGTTTCGCGACGAAGTTCTACACCAGTGAGGGCGTCTTCGACCTGGTGGGCAACAACATCCCGGTCTTCTTCATCCAGGACGCCATCAAGTTCCCGGACGTCGTGCACGCCGCGAAGCCGCACCCGGACCGGGAGATCCCGCAGGCGCAGAGCGCGCACGACACCTTCTGGGACTTCGTCTCGCTGCACACCGAGGCGACCCACCACACCATCTTCTTCATGGGCGACCGCGGCATCCCGCGCTCCTACCGGATGATGGAGGGCTTCGGCGTCCACACCTTCCGGCTGGTGAACGCCGAGGGCGCCACGACGCTGGTGAAGTTCCACTGGAAGCCCAAGCTGGGCGTGCACTCCCTGGTGTGGGACGAGGCGCAGATGATCAACGGCATCGACCCGGACTTCCACCGCCGGGACCTCGCCGACGCGATCGAGGCGGGGGCGTACCCGCAGTGGGAGCTGGGCATCCAGACCTTCCCCGACAACCCGGAGCAGACCTTCGAGGGCATCGACCTGCTGGACCCGACGAACATGGTCCCGGAGGAGCTCGCGCCGGTGCAGCCGGTGGGCCTGCTGACCCTGAACCGCAACCCGTCGAACTTCTTCGCCGAGACCGAGCAGATCGCCTTCCACGTCGGCCACCTCGTACCGGGTATCGACATCACCGACGACCCGCTGCTCGCGGGACGGCTGTTCTCGTACCTGGACACGCAGATCACGCGTCTGGGCGGTCCCAACTTCCCGCAGTTGCCGATCAACCGCCCCCAGGCGCCGGTCAACGACATGCTGCGCGACGGCATGCACCAGACGGCCGTGCACCGGGGCGTGGCGCCCTACCGGCCCAACTCCCTGGACGGCGGCTGCCCGTTCATGGCCGGGGCCGCCGAAGGGGCGTACGTCGAGGCGCCGGTGCGGGTACCGGAGGCGACCAAGGTGCGCGAGGCCCCGGAGTCGTTCGCGGACCACTTCAGCCAGCCGCGGCGGTTCTGGCTGAGCATGAGCCCGGTGGAGCGCGAGCACATCATCGGCGCGTACACCTTCGAGCTGGGCAAATGCTACGAACAGGCCATCAGGGAGCGGACCCTGCAGGTCCTGGCCAACATCGACCCGGAGCTGTGCGCGGGCGTCGCCGAGGGACTCGGCCTGCCCGCGCCGAAACCGACGGTGCCGCTGGCCGACGTCCAGCCCAGCCCGGCGCTGTCCCAGGTCGGGGGTGTCTGGCCGCTCGACGGCCGGGTCGTCGGCATCGTCACCGGCGGGGCGGACCTGGAGGGCGTGACGGCCGTACGGGAGGCGGTACTGAACGCCGGGATGGTGCCGCTGGTCGTGGCACCGACCGGCGGCACCATCGGCTCGGGCGACGATGCGCTGACCGTACAGCGCAGCTACGTCACCGCACGGTCCGTCGAGTTCGACGCGGTCCTGGTGGCGGGGACGCCCGACATGGGCGGCGACGCCTACACCCCGCGGGACTACAAGGCCACTCCCCCGCCGGCGCGGCCGGGGACGATCGATCCGCGGGTGAGCCTGCTGGTGTCGGAGGCGTACCGGCACGGCAAGGTGATCGGTGTCTGGGCGGGCGGCGAGGCCGCGCTCGACGCGTCGGGCGTGCCCGCCGACGCTCCCGGCGTGGTCGTCGCGGTGTCCGGCACCGCGGCCCTGGAGCAGGTCACGGAGCTGATGGGCGCCCACCGGGTGTGGGAACGCTTCACCACGCCCCGGGGCTGA
- a CDS encoding DUF2264 domain-containing protein, whose amino-acid sequence MSIPFELPTEDRALSPYTGYTRDHWEAVADGLLWAAWRWSTPGCALLDLPGRPSRSGVRSDGLEGFARTFLAAAFRVAGADGEDPHGWLERYARGLASGTLAPGRDDTESWPLILDHDVQGQPMVESASVALGLRLTAPWLWKHLDAGVQDRVEEWLRGALRHVPAPNNWYLFPYTVAGFLESVGRGDAETAAARERALELMEGWYRGGGWYADGDGRAFDHYNGWALHLYPVLDARLCGDTGPAAARYGDRLRAHLDGFALMFGADGAPLHYGRSLSYRFAASAAVGLGAVTGHTPLAPGASRRLASGSLRYFLERGALTDDGLLSLGWHGPHEATLQCYSGPSSPYWASKAFVSLLAPAGHPLWTATEEAAPVEEADRVLSLPAPGLLVQATRGDGIVRLHNHGSDHVRPHEGESAAEDDPHYGRQAYSTRTGPTASGNTADNHLSVEVNGRRSVRRRVHPLGAGHGDGWGWAASWHRPAFAGGPPMVPGLRVESVTVARGPYELRVHRVVGAPAKARLTHTGWATGPEDALVSALHGLHGWRPEPETVRAPQGTAYTPWAELPRLSGDAGGTSLHVCLAALTGEPGPGPLEEAVTEVVAGETGVEVVWAGDGGRTRVSFEPVGVTHGVS is encoded by the coding sequence ATGAGCATCCCGTTCGAACTGCCCACCGAGGACCGTGCGCTGAGCCCGTACACCGGTTACACCCGCGACCACTGGGAGGCCGTCGCGGACGGGCTCCTGTGGGCCGCGTGGCGCTGGAGCACCCCGGGCTGCGCCCTGCTCGACCTGCCGGGGCGCCCCTCGCGTTCGGGCGTGCGCTCCGACGGGCTGGAGGGCTTCGCCCGGACGTTCCTCGCGGCGGCCTTCCGCGTCGCGGGCGCGGACGGCGAGGACCCGCACGGGTGGCTGGAGCGGTACGCGCGCGGCCTGGCCTCGGGCACCCTCGCCCCCGGCCGGGACGACACCGAGTCCTGGCCGCTGATCCTCGACCACGACGTGCAGGGCCAGCCCATGGTCGAGTCGGCGTCGGTCGCGCTCGGGCTGCGGCTGACCGCACCCTGGCTCTGGAAGCACCTCGACGCCGGGGTGCAGGACCGGGTGGAGGAGTGGCTGCGCGGGGCGCTGCGGCACGTGCCGGCACCGAACAACTGGTACCTGTTCCCGTACACGGTCGCCGGGTTCCTGGAGTCGGTCGGCCGTGGCGACGCCGAGACGGCGGCGGCCCGGGAGCGGGCGCTGGAGCTGATGGAGGGCTGGTACCGGGGCGGGGGCTGGTACGCCGACGGCGACGGACGCGCCTTCGACCACTACAACGGCTGGGCGCTGCACCTCTACCCGGTGCTCGACGCCCGCCTCTGTGGCGACACCGGACCGGCCGCGGCCCGGTACGGCGACCGGCTGCGTGCGCACCTCGACGGCTTCGCGCTGATGTTCGGCGCGGACGGGGCGCCGCTGCACTACGGCCGCTCGCTGTCGTACCGGTTCGCCGCCTCGGCCGCGGTGGGCCTGGGCGCGGTCACCGGGCACACGCCGCTGGCGCCGGGCGCCTCGCGGCGGCTGGCGAGCGGCAGTCTGCGGTACTTCCTGGAGCGCGGCGCGCTGACCGACGACGGACTGCTGAGCCTCGGCTGGCACGGTCCGCACGAGGCCACCCTCCAGTGCTACTCCGGCCCGTCCTCCCCCTACTGGGCGTCGAAGGCCTTCGTGTCGCTCCTCGCCCCCGCCGGCCACCCGCTGTGGACGGCCACGGAGGAAGCGGCGCCCGTTGAGGAGGCCGACCGGGTGCTGTCCCTGCCCGCGCCCGGGCTGCTGGTCCAGGCGACGCGCGGCGACGGGATCGTACGCCTGCACAACCACGGCAGCGACCACGTCCGGCCGCACGAGGGCGAGTCGGCCGCCGAGGACGACCCGCACTACGGGCGGCAGGCCTACTCCACCCGGACCGGCCCCACGGCGTCCGGGAACACCGCCGACAACCACCTGTCGGTGGAGGTGAACGGCCGGCGCAGCGTGCGGCGTCGCGTCCACCCGCTCGGCGCGGGACACGGCGACGGCTGGGGCTGGGCGGCCTCCTGGCACCGGCCCGCCTTCGCGGGCGGGCCACCGATGGTGCCGGGGCTGCGGGTGGAGAGCGTGACGGTGGCACGGGGGCCGTACGAGCTGCGGGTGCACCGGGTGGTCGGGGCACCGGCCAAGGCCCGCCTGACGCACACGGGGTGGGCCACCGGCCCGGAGGACGCCCTGGTCTCGGCGCTGCACGGCCTGCACGGCTGGCGTCCCGAGCCGGAGACCGTCCGTGCCCCGCAGGGCACCGCCTACACGCCGTGGGCCGAGCTGCCCCGGCTGTCCGGCGACGCGGGCGGCACCTCCCTGCACGTCTGCCTGGCCGCGCTCACCGGTGAGCCGGGGCCCGGTCCCCTCGAAGAAGCGGTCACGGAGGTCGTGGCCGGTGAGACCGGCGTCGAGGTGGTCTGGGCGGGCGACGGCGGGCGCACCCGGGTCTCGTTCGAACCGGTGGGGGTGACGCACGGGGTGAGCTAG